The following proteins come from a genomic window of Halobaculum sp. MBLA0147:
- a CDS encoding aspartate aminotransferase family protein, with the protein MGADEATAGEDGEGFVFSEKPLEIVGGDGVHLHDADGTAYLDAGAAYACAPIGHCHPAVVEAVQTQAEELLYVQASYPTPTRTETYARLGALAPGDCSKVWLCNSGTEAVEAALKFARSATGRTKVIAAKGAFHGRTMGALSLTWKPKYRAGFDPIPRGVQFVPYGDEAALADAVDDDTAAVFLEPIQGEGGIHPASDDYLQTAREVTAERGAALVCDEIQTGLGRTGDLWACEHAGIVPDAVTTAKGVASGLPLGATLCADWLAEGAGDHGSTFSGNPLVCAAADATVDTIVEESLASHAADVGAYLRERLTTAAETHDLPIREVRGRGLMLGVQVRRGANRTLKQLALSERVLALPAGRTVVRLLPPLTIERHHADRIVDALVEVLS; encoded by the coding sequence GTGGGTGCCGACGAGGCGACCGCGGGCGAGGACGGCGAGGGGTTCGTCTTCTCGGAGAAGCCGCTGGAGATCGTCGGCGGCGACGGCGTCCACCTCCACGACGCCGACGGGACGGCGTACCTCGACGCCGGCGCGGCGTACGCCTGTGCGCCAATCGGACACTGTCACCCGGCAGTCGTCGAAGCCGTGCAGACCCAAGCCGAGGAGTTGCTGTACGTCCAGGCGTCGTACCCGACGCCGACGCGGACGGAGACGTACGCGAGACTCGGCGCGCTCGCCCCAGGCGACTGCTCGAAGGTGTGGCTGTGTAACTCCGGGACCGAGGCGGTCGAGGCGGCACTGAAGTTCGCGCGCTCCGCGACCGGCCGGACGAAGGTGATCGCGGCGAAGGGTGCCTTCCACGGCCGGACGATGGGCGCGCTGTCGCTGACGTGGAAGCCGAAGTACCGCGCGGGGTTCGACCCGATCCCGCGTGGGGTGCAGTTCGTCCCGTACGGAGACGAGGCGGCGCTCGCGGACGCGGTCGACGACGACACCGCCGCGGTGTTCCTCGAACCGATCCAGGGGGAGGGCGGTATCCACCCGGCGAGCGACGACTACCTCCAGACGGCCCGCGAGGTGACCGCCGAGCGCGGCGCGGCGCTGGTGTGTGACGAGATCCAGACGGGACTGGGCCGCACCGGGGATCTCTGGGCCTGTGAACACGCCGGAATCGTCCCGGACGCGGTGACGACGGCGAAGGGGGTCGCCTCCGGACTCCCGCTCGGGGCGACACTGTGTGCCGACTGGCTCGCGGAGGGTGCGGGCGACCACGGCTCGACGTTCTCGGGGAACCCGCTCGTCTGTGCGGCGGCCGACGCGACCGTCGACACGATCGTTGAGGAGAGTCTCGCGAGTCACGCCGCCGACGTGGGCGCGTACCTCCGCGAGCGGCTGACGACGGCCGCCGAGACGCACGACCTCCCGATCCGCGAGGTACGCGGCCGCGGGCTGATGCTCGGCGTGCAGGTCCGCCGCGGCGCGAACCGGACCCTGAAGCAGTTGGCACTCTCCGAACGGGTGTTGGCGCTCCCGGCGGGCCGCACCGTCGTGCGCCTGCTCCCGCCGCTGACGATCGAACGGCACCACGCCGACCGGATCGTGGACGCACTCGTGGAGGTGTTGTCGTGA
- a CDS encoding isocitrate/isopropylmalate family dehydrogenase — protein sequence MANADPTDSDDRPADVLVVEGDGVGREVVPAAVRVLAATDAALSFETARAGDAVAAETGRPLPDTVYDRAAAADAVLFGAAGETAADVILPLREAVGSFANVRPARAYPGVEARAPETDLVIVRENTEGVYSGIENRVADGVTTLTRVVTEAASRRIAEFAFAYAAERDARLTVAHKANVMRETDGQFLDAVAAVAAERGQGDGDAAAATGGGSSARRDDTTGADTATADTTTYDTALMDALATELVQHPEAYDVILTPNLAGDVLSDLAAGLVGGLGLLPSANVGRDGGLFEPVHGTAPDIAGEGVANPTATILSAAMLLEHVGQPGAAERVRSAIHETLVEGPHTPDLGGDASTEAVTDAVVERL from the coding sequence GTGGCGAACGCCGATCCGACCGACTCGGACGACCGCCCGGCGGACGTGTTGGTCGTCGAGGGGGACGGGGTCGGCCGCGAGGTGGTGCCGGCGGCGGTGCGGGTCCTGGCGGCGACAGACGCAGCGCTGTCGTTCGAGACGGCCCGCGCGGGCGACGCGGTGGCGGCCGAGACCGGGCGCCCGCTCCCGGACACCGTGTACGACCGCGCGGCGGCGGCCGACGCCGTCCTGTTCGGCGCGGCCGGCGAGACGGCCGCGGACGTGATCCTCCCGCTGCGCGAGGCGGTCGGCTCCTTCGCCAACGTCCGCCCGGCCCGCGCCTACCCGGGCGTCGAGGCCCGCGCGCCGGAGACGGATCTCGTGATCGTCCGCGAGAACACGGAGGGCGTCTACAGCGGGATCGAGAATCGCGTCGCCGACGGGGTGACGACGCTGACGCGCGTGGTCACCGAGGCCGCCTCGCGGCGGATCGCGGAGTTCGCGTTCGCGTACGCCGCGGAACGGGACGCGCGGCTCACGGTCGCGCACAAGGCGAACGTGATGCGCGAGACGGACGGGCAGTTCCTCGACGCCGTCGCGGCGGTCGCCGCCGAGCGCGGACAGGGAGACGGAGACGCGGCAGCAGCGACGGGTGGAGGGAGTTCGGCGCGTCGGGACGACACGACGGGAGCCGACACGGCGACCGCCGACACGACGACCTACGACACGGCACTGATGGACGCGCTCGCGACGGAGTTGGTCCAGCACCCCGAGGCGTACGACGTGATCCTGACACCGAACCTCGCCGGGGACGTACTGTCGGACCTGGCGGCGGGACTCGTCGGGGGACTCGGACTGCTCCCGTCCGCGAACGTCGGCCGCGACGGGGGCCTGTTCGAGCCAGTCCACGGCACCGCGCCGGACATCGCGGGCGAGGGCGTCGCCAACCCGACGGCGACCATCCTCTCGGCGGCGATGCTGTTGGAGCACGTCGGCCAGCCCGGCGCCGCCGAGCGCGTCCGGAGTGCGATCCACGAGACGCTGGTCGAGGGGCCACACACGCCGGATCTCGGCGGCGACGCGAGCACCGAGGCGGTCACGGACGCGGTGGTGGAGCGACTGTGA
- the argF gene encoding ornithine carbamoyltransferase: MTALTPDDTTPPGSTHEEQDEASGPHDATNPTHFTHVDDLSAGTVERLLDRAAVRAEDPSDSPLSERTVALLFEKPSTRTRVSFETGLTRLGGHAQFLGPDDLQLGAGEPLRDTARALSGYVDGIVARLFDHEDLETLAEYATVPVVNGLTDAAHPCQTLADLRTLQQTVGLDAAVTWVGDANNVARSLAVGCALLGVDLTLTTPAAHGFDEGFLDRLPSVADGGPTPTVTSDPESAVAGADAVYTDVWISMGEDAAGDKRAAFETGGFQLDADLLSLAADDAVCLHCLPAHRGEEITDAVLEGPQSVVWTQAENRLYTQEALVEHLVASKE, from the coding sequence ATGACTGCACTCACACCTGACGACACGACGCCACCTGGGTCCACACACGAGGAGCAAGACGAGGCGAGCGGCCCTCACGACGCCACCAACCCGACACACTTCACCCACGTCGACGACCTCTCGGCGGGGACAGTCGAGCGACTACTCGACCGTGCGGCGGTGCGCGCCGAGGACCCGTCCGACTCGCCGCTGTCTGAGCGAACGGTCGCGTTGCTGTTCGAGAAACCCTCGACGCGGACGCGGGTGTCCTTCGAGACGGGACTGACGCGCCTCGGGGGGCACGCGCAGTTCCTCGGCCCGGACGACCTCCAGTTGGGTGCCGGCGAACCACTCCGAGACACGGCGCGGGCGCTGTCGGGGTACGTCGACGGGATCGTCGCCCGGCTGTTCGACCACGAGGACCTCGAGACGCTGGCCGAGTACGCGACCGTCCCGGTCGTGAACGGGCTCACCGACGCCGCGCACCCGTGTCAGACACTCGCGGATCTGCGGACGCTCCAGCAGACCGTCGGTCTCGACGCCGCGGTGACGTGGGTCGGGGACGCGAACAACGTCGCGCGGTCGCTCGCCGTCGGCTGTGCGCTGCTGGGCGTCGACCTCACGCTCACGACGCCCGCGGCCCACGGGTTCGACGAGGGGTTCCTGGACCGCCTGCCCAGTGTCGCCGACGGCGGGCCGACCCCGACGGTCACGAGCGACCCCGAGTCCGCGGTCGCCGGTGCCGACGCCGTCTACACGGACGTGTGGATCAGCATGGGCGAGGACGCCGCCGGCGACAAGCGCGCCGCGTTCGAGACGGGTGGGTTCCAGCTCGACGCGGACCTCCTCTCGCTGGCGGCCGACGACGCCGTCTGTCTCCACTGCCTCCCCGCGCACCGTGGCGAAGAGATCACCGACGCGGTGTTGGAGGGGCCCCAGTCCGTCGTCTGGACGCAGGCGGAGAACAGACTCTACACCCAGGAGGCGCTCGTGGAACACCTCGTCGCGAGTAAGGAGTGA
- a CDS encoding [LysW]-lysine hydrolase: protein MTDTDATAAETGRDDGDGETEAGRESDRTETPDSGADTLAVDESALTTPARELLADLVATPSVSGDEEAVADRLAAFFADRDRSVRIDAVGNVRAPAPDAAPGEDVLLTSHLDTVPGEVPVRVERVPVADARWGGDPAVDDSRETVPELWGRGSVDATGPLVALAAAAVETGASFVGVVGEETDSRGARHLVDDRPAPAAVVNGEPSGWDAVTLGYRGFLRARYEVTTDAVHSSRPEPNAIQHATDWWRRVSESVGDTAETAPGSVFESVTATPVRIDGGPTDDGHAVAATVAAEFRVPPTTTPDAIRDRVAAETDRGDLTWTESIPPTTASPRTELARAFRVAVRGAGGDVRLLRKTGTADANLFAAAWDAPVVTYGPGDSALDHTADERVPLPELDRAAGVAATAVERLR from the coding sequence GTGACCGACACCGACGCCACGGCAGCGGAGACCGGTCGGGACGATGGGGACGGCGAGACGGAAGCCGGTCGCGAGAGTGACCGCACCGAGACGCCGGACTCCGGGGCCGACACCCTCGCCGTCGACGAGTCGGCACTGACGACGCCGGCTCGCGAACTGCTCGCCGACCTCGTCGCCACACCCTCCGTCTCCGGCGACGAAGAGGCAGTCGCAGACCGGCTCGCGGCGTTCTTCGCGGACCGGGACCGCTCGGTCCGGATCGACGCGGTCGGCAACGTCCGCGCACCCGCACCGGACGCGGCGCCGGGCGAGGACGTGTTGCTCACGTCGCACCTCGACACCGTCCCGGGTGAAGTGCCGGTCCGCGTCGAGCGCGTGCCGGTCGCGGACGCCCGCTGGGGCGGCGATCCTGCGGTCGACGACTCGCGAGAGACGGTCCCAGAACTGTGGGGTCGTGGATCGGTCGACGCGACCGGGCCGCTGGTCGCGCTGGCCGCCGCTGCCGTCGAGACGGGGGCGTCGTTCGTCGGCGTCGTCGGCGAGGAGACGGACTCGCGTGGCGCACGGCACCTCGTCGACGACCGCCCCGCGCCTGCCGCCGTCGTGAACGGCGAACCCTCCGGCTGGGACGCCGTCACGCTCGGCTACCGCGGGTTCCTCCGGGCGCGCTACGAGGTGACGACGGACGCCGTCCACTCCTCGCGGCCGGAGCCGAACGCGATCCAGCACGCGACGGACTGGTGGCGGCGCGTGTCGGAGAGCGTCGGCGACACGGCGGAGACGGCACCCGGCAGCGTCTTCGAGTCGGTGACGGCGACGCCCGTGCGGATCGACGGCGGGCCGACCGACGACGGCCACGCCGTCGCCGCGACCGTCGCGGCGGAGTTCCGCGTGCCGCCGACGACGACACCGGACGCGATCCGCGACCGTGTCGCCGCCGAGACCGACCGCGGTGACCTGACGTGGACGGAGTCGATCCCGCCGACGACCGCCAGTCCGCGGACGGAGTTGGCGCGGGCGTTCCGTGTCGCCGTCCGCGGCGCGGGTGGCGACGTGCGGCTGCTCCGGAAGACCGGGACGGCCGACGCGAACCTCTTCGCGGCGGCGTGGGACGCGCCGGTCGTCACCTACGGTCCCGGCGACTCCGCGCTGGACCACACCGCCGACGAGCGGGTGCCGCTCCCGGAACTCGACCGCGCGGCGGGCGTCGCCGCGACCGCCGTCGAGCGACTGCGATAG
- a CDS encoding RimK family alpha-L-glutamate ligase → MKLGLLYSRIRTGEKLLLTELRDRGHEVVKLDVRRTTFGVDDGAAASVETSGASTTETTGKGAAESTGETTDGSSGGTDDGTTDTLSTGDAAATLSDCDLVLDRCLATSRSLYTTQFAAAYDLPVVNTPDTARVCADKVETSLALSAAGVPTPETRVAFDTDSALDAVESLGYPCVLKPVVGSWGRLLAKLEGRAAAEAVLEHKSTLGHYEHDVFYVQEFVEKPGRDLRVLVLGEEPVAAMARSGDHWVTNAKRGAETSAFELDDRAATLASEAATAVGGGLLGVDLMETGDGYTVHEVNHTVEFEALAEATDVDVAATVVDWLEAQATAEDGDAETDTEVTATV, encoded by the coding sequence GTGAAGCTCGGTCTCCTCTACTCCCGGATTCGGACGGGCGAGAAGCTGCTGTTGACCGAACTCCGCGACCGCGGCCACGAGGTCGTGAAACTCGACGTGCGCCGCACCACCTTCGGCGTCGACGACGGGGCTGCCGCGAGCGTCGAGACGAGCGGCGCGTCGACCACCGAGACGACCGGCAAAGGTGCCGCCGAGTCGACCGGCGAGACGACCGACGGGAGCAGTGGTGGGACGGACGACGGGACGACAGACACGCTCTCGACCGGCGACGCGGCGGCCACACTGTCGGACTGTGACCTGGTGTTGGACCGCTGTCTCGCCACCTCGCGGTCGCTGTACACCACCCAGTTCGCGGCGGCGTACGACCTGCCGGTGGTGAACACCCCCGACACGGCACGGGTGTGTGCCGACAAGGTGGAGACCAGCCTCGCGCTGTCGGCGGCCGGCGTCCCGACACCCGAGACGCGGGTGGCGTTCGACACCGACAGCGCCTTGGACGCCGTCGAGTCGCTCGGCTACCCGTGCGTGCTCAAGCCAGTCGTCGGCTCGTGGGGCCGGCTGCTCGCGAAACTGGAGGGGCGTGCCGCCGCGGAGGCTGTCCTCGAACACAAGTCGACGCTGGGTCACTACGAGCACGACGTGTTCTACGTCCAGGAGTTCGTCGAGAAACCCGGCCGGGACCTGCGGGTGTTGGTGCTCGGCGAGGAGCCCGTCGCCGCGATGGCGCGATCGGGCGACCACTGGGTCACGAACGCGAAGCGGGGCGCGGAGACGAGTGCGTTCGAGTTGGACGACCGGGCCGCCACGCTGGCGAGCGAGGCCGCCACGGCGGTCGGCGGCGGGCTGCTCGGCGTCGACCTGATGGAGACCGGCGACGGGTACACCGTCCACGAGGTGAACCACACCGTCGAGTTCGAGGCGCTCGCGGAGGCGACCGACGTGGACGTAGCCGCCACGGTGGTCGACTGGTTGGAGGCGCAGGCAACGGCCGAGGACGGCGACGCGGAGACGGACACGGAGGTGACGGCGACCGTATGA
- the argC gene encoding N-acetyl-gamma-glutamyl-phosphate reductase, whose protein sequence is MTALDHEESDDTKAGGAADDADSHDATGHSSESDQFHATVLGGSGYAGGELCRLLADHPQFEIDAVTSREYENRSLGSVHPNLRDLDVRFSDPTDLAATDVLFAATPHGVTMEQIDRLRDVADTVVDLSADFRLADETAYDEWYDGHAAPDHLEDAVYGLPELTREQLHGAELIAAGGCNATATLLGLAPLVEADLLTADDRVVVDVKVGSSEGGAGGGRAASHPERSGVVRPYAPTGHRHQAEIESLLGIETAFTAHAVDTTRGASATCHTFVDPVSKRDLWDAYRDAYDDEPFVDLVAGGSGVYRYPEPKSVAGTNRAEVGFEVDPDAGRVIVFAALDNLVKGSAGQAVHAANVALGLPETTGLEHRGLHPVGAP, encoded by the coding sequence ATGACGGCGCTCGATCACGAGGAGAGCGACGACACGAAGGCCGGAGGGGCAGCAGACGACGCCGACAGCCACGACGCGACCGGCCACTCCAGCGAGAGCGACCAGTTCCACGCGACGGTGTTGGGCGGATCGGGGTACGCGGGCGGGGAGCTGTGTCGGCTCCTCGCGGATCACCCGCAGTTCGAGATCGACGCCGTCACCTCGCGCGAGTACGAGAACCGCTCGCTCGGGAGCGTCCACCCGAACCTGCGCGACCTCGACGTGCGCTTCTCCGACCCGACGGACCTCGCGGCGACGGACGTGTTGTTCGCCGCGACACCCCACGGGGTGACGATGGAGCAGATCGACCGGCTGCGCGACGTGGCCGACACCGTCGTCGACCTCTCGGCGGACTTCCGGCTCGCGGACGAGACGGCGTACGACGAGTGGTACGACGGCCACGCCGCCCCCGACCACCTAGAGGACGCCGTCTACGGACTCCCCGAGTTGACCCGCGAGCAGCTCCACGGCGCGGAGTTGATCGCCGCCGGCGGCTGTAACGCGACGGCGACGTTGCTCGGCCTCGCGCCGCTGGTCGAGGCGGACCTCCTGACGGCCGACGACCGCGTCGTCGTCGACGTGAAGGTCGGCTCCAGCGAGGGTGGTGCCGGCGGCGGCCGCGCCGCCAGTCACCCCGAGCGGTCCGGTGTGGTCCGCCCGTACGCGCCGACCGGCCACCGCCACCAGGCCGAGATCGAGTCCCTGCTGGGGATCGAGACGGCGTTCACGGCCCACGCGGTCGACACGACTCGCGGTGCGTCGGCGACGTGTCACACCTTCGTCGACCCCGTCTCGAAGCGAGACCTGTGGGACGCGTACCGCGACGCCTACGACGACGAGCCGTTCGTCGACCTCGTCGCCGGTGGGAGCGGCGTCTACCGCTACCCCGAGCCGAAGAGCGTCGCGGGGACGAACCGCGCGGAGGTCGGCTTCGAGGTCGACCCCGACGCGGGTCGCGTGATCGTGTTCGCCGCGCTCGACAACCTCGTGAAGGGATCGGCCGGACAGGCCGTCCACGCCGCGAACGTGGCCCTGGGCCTGCCCGAGACGACTGGCCTCGAACACCGCGGGCTCCACCCGGTGGGTGCGCCGTGA
- the ilvD gene encoding dihydroxy-acid dehydratase: MSSQDTDGEANERADRASEQRTDRATDQRADGVTDQRADQRPDRDTTGDAPRPQKDPDLPSAAVTEGADRAPHRAMFRAMGYDDDDLAAPMVGVANPAADVTPCNVHLDDVADAAVAGIEAAGGMPVEFGTITVSDAISMGTEGMKASLISREVIADSVELVAFAESLDALVTVAGCDKNLPGMMQAAIRTDLPTVFCYGGTILPGEFDGDDVTIQDVFEAVGAHAEGDLSRAELDELEHQACPGAGSCAGMYTANTMATVSEGLGLAPLGSATAPAVTEERLDVARRAGEAVLHCIETDHTPSDVLTRESFENAIALQVAVGGSTNAVLHLLALAAEAGVELEIGDFDEISRRTPHVANLRPGGTYVMADLHRQGGVPVVIRRLIQADLFHGDAQTVTGNTVREELARLDLPADEAVDESVVRPLDDPIHEEGAIVILDGSLAPDGAVLKVTGDDELYHQGPARVFEDEESAMAWVQDGNLQSGDTLIVRNEGPRGGPGMREMLGVTAAVVGQGHEDDVALLTDGRFSGATRGPMVGHVAPEAAADGPIAAVEDGDTVTVDVPNRRLDVGLSESEIQRRLADRERPDPDYETGVLAKYGRAFGSAAHGAVTDPGAKR; the protein is encoded by the coding sequence ATGAGTAGTCAAGACACGGACGGCGAGGCGAACGAGAGGGCGGATCGAGCGAGCGAACAGCGCACGGACCGGGCGACGGACCAGCGCGCAGACGGAGTGACGGACCAGCGCGCCGACCAGCGGCCGGATCGAGACACGACCGGGGACGCGCCACGGCCGCAGAAGGACCCGGACCTCCCGAGCGCGGCCGTGACCGAGGGCGCGGACCGCGCACCCCACCGCGCGATGTTCCGGGCGATGGGGTACGACGACGACGACCTCGCCGCGCCCATGGTCGGCGTCGCCAACCCCGCGGCGGACGTGACGCCGTGTAACGTCCACTTGGACGACGTGGCCGACGCCGCCGTCGCGGGGATCGAGGCGGCCGGCGGGATGCCCGTCGAGTTCGGGACGATCACCGTCAGCGACGCCATCTCGATGGGGACCGAGGGGATGAAGGCGTCGCTGATCTCGCGGGAGGTGATCGCCGACAGCGTGGAACTCGTCGCCTTCGCGGAGTCGCTGGACGCCTTGGTCACCGTCGCGGGTTGCGACAAGAACCTCCCCGGGATGATGCAGGCCGCCATCCGGACGGATCTGCCGACGGTGTTCTGTTACGGCGGGACCATCCTCCCGGGCGAGTTCGACGGCGACGACGTGACGATCCAGGACGTGTTCGAGGCGGTCGGTGCCCACGCGGAGGGTGACCTCTCCCGGGCCGAACTCGACGAGTTGGAACACCAGGCGTGTCCCGGCGCCGGGTCGTGTGCCGGGATGTACACCGCGAACACGATGGCGACCGTCTCGGAGGGACTGGGCCTCGCACCGCTCGGCTCCGCGACCGCACCGGCCGTGACAGAGGAACGGCTCGATGTCGCCCGGCGGGCCGGCGAGGCCGTGCTCCACTGTATCGAGACGGACCACACACCCTCGGACGTGCTCACGCGAGAGTCGTTCGAGAACGCCATCGCGCTCCAGGTGGCGGTCGGCGGCTCGACGAACGCCGTCTTACACCTGCTGGCGTTGGCCGCCGAGGCCGGCGTGGAGCTGGAGATCGGCGACTTCGACGAGATCTCGCGCCGGACGCCCCACGTCGCCAACCTCCGCCCTGGCGGGACGTACGTGATGGCGGACCTCCACCGACAGGGTGGTGTCCCGGTCGTGATCCGCCGCCTGATCCAAGCGGACCTGTTCCACGGCGACGCCCAGACGGTGACCGGCAACACGGTCCGCGAGGAGCTCGCCCGGCTCGACCTGCCGGCGGACGAAGCCGTCGACGAGTCCGTCGTCCGGCCGCTGGACGACCCGATCCACGAGGAGGGAGCGATCGTGATCTTGGACGGGAGTCTCGCGCCGGACGGGGCCGTGCTGAAGGTGACCGGCGACGACGAACTGTACCACCAGGGCCCCGCGCGGGTGTTCGAGGACGAGGAGTCCGCGATGGCGTGGGTCCAAGACGGCAACCTCCAGTCGGGCGACACGCTGATCGTCCGCAACGAGGGGCCACGCGGCGGGCCGGGGATGCGCGAGATGCTGGGTGTGACGGCGGCCGTCGTCGGGCAGGGCCACGAGGACGACGTGGCACTCCTGACCGACGGCCGGTTCTCGGGTGCCACGCGAGGACCGATGGTGGGGCACGTCGCTCCGGAGGCGGCCGCCGACGGCCCCATCGCGGCCGTGGAAGACGGCGACACCGTCACCGTCGACGTGCCGAACCGCCGGCTCGACGTGGGCCTCTCGGAGAGCGAGATCCAGCGCCGCCTCGCCGACCGAGAGCGCCCGGACCCCGACTACGAGACCGGCGTGCTCGCGAAGTACGGCCGCGCGTTCGGCTCGGCCGCCCACGGAGCGGTCACGGACCCGGGCGCGAAGCGGTAG
- the tbsP gene encoding transcriptional regulator TbsP: protein MSEYDHVGDRSAVVASVLGDAEGPVLIVDPDVRLLETVVAHAVTTEVGAQIRLLATETVLKAVRDDFPVAADTADLVEDGTLEVRTLSEATSNTLFVTDDDVFAVVGTATDAAALTAEDDEFVADVNETYGEQFETAEPFDLRTPGRTRMLETLTEELGEAAADDFAAVLGEPGHSPSGDPVDGVALSLLVAARHEAQLYTVSHWGEDVGLASRATFSREKTELEDDGILTTEKVPTDVGRPRLRLLLADEELAAADDETFVELVTELLT, encoded by the coding sequence ATGTCGGAGTACGATCACGTCGGCGACAGATCGGCGGTCGTCGCGTCGGTGTTGGGGGACGCGGAGGGACCGGTGCTGATCGTCGATCCGGACGTTCGGCTGTTGGAGACCGTCGTCGCACACGCGGTGACGACGGAGGTCGGAGCGCAGATTCGACTACTGGCGACCGAGACCGTGCTGAAGGCGGTTCGGGACGACTTCCCGGTCGCGGCAGACACGGCCGACCTCGTCGAGGACGGCACGTTGGAGGTACGCACGCTCTCGGAGGCGACGTCGAACACCCTGTTCGTGACGGACGACGACGTGTTCGCCGTCGTCGGAACCGCGACGGACGCGGCGGCGTTGACGGCAGAAGACGACGAGTTCGTCGCGGACGTCAACGAGACGTACGGCGAGCAGTTCGAGACCGCCGAGCCGTTCGACCTCCGGACGCCGGGTCGTACTCGGATGCTGGAGACGCTGACGGAGGAACTCGGCGAGGCGGCCGCCGACGACTTCGCGGCGGTGCTAGGTGAACCGGGTCACAGTCCGTCCGGCGACCCGGTCGACGGCGTCGCGCTGTCGCTGCTCGTCGCGGCACGTCACGAGGCACAGCTGTACACCGTCAGTCACTGGGGCGAGGACGTGGGGCTCGCCTCGCGTGCGACGTTCTCGCGCGAGAAGACGGAACTGGAGGACGACGGCATCCTCACCACCGAGAAGGTGCCGACGGACGTGGGTCGCCCACGCCTCCGACTGCTGTTGGCCGACGAGGAACTCGCGGCCGCCGACGACGAGACGTTCGTCGAGCTGGTGACGGAACTGCTGACCTGA
- the lysW gene encoding lysine biosynthesis protein LysW: MTEADCVECGATLTLHDDYEIGEIVDCTTCGVELEVLDTEPPVLDEAPELAEDWGE, from the coding sequence ATGACCGAGGCAGACTGCGTCGAGTGTGGGGCGACACTGACCCTGCACGACGACTACGAGATCGGAGAGATCGTCGACTGCACCACCTGCGGCGTCGAGTTGGAGGTGCTGGACACCGAGCCGCCGGTCCTCGACGAGGCGCCCGAACTCGCCGAGGACTGGGGTGAGTGA
- a CDS encoding acetylglutamate/acetylaminoadipate kinase, which yields MRFAADGGETGDAGLDPDTVVVKIGGAAAVDPAGAVTDVAHLVANGVRVVVVHGGSTAVDETLGELGIEPEYVETPDGVTGRFTDAETMRAFTMTLAGELNTDLVTQFREANVDAVGLSGVDGGLLTGPRTGTVRVVEDGRKKIRRGDHSGRIASVRTELLETLLDAGHVPVVTVPMLATDEGGGARAGDRASAAENEDAAAGDDGSAGDDGGSTAGDGATETRDLLPVNTDADRAAASVAGALDAPLVALTDVRGVYADPDNPETLIEHVETGEAFAALEAAAEGFMTRKVMAAEAALSAGSPAVVIGDANVRDPVIAALGGDGTRVDRAAVVDEAGAGESSAGESSADETTDESAEVES from the coding sequence ATCCGGTTCGCGGCCGACGGCGGCGAGACGGGCGATGCCGGCCTCGACCCGGACACGGTGGTCGTCAAGATCGGCGGCGCGGCGGCGGTCGACCCCGCGGGTGCGGTGACGGACGTGGCGCACCTCGTCGCCAACGGCGTCCGGGTGGTCGTCGTCCACGGCGGCTCGACGGCCGTCGACGAGACGCTCGGGGAGTTGGGGATCGAGCCGGAGTACGTCGAGACGCCGGACGGCGTCACCGGCCGGTTCACCGACGCCGAGACGATGCGGGCGTTCACGATGACGCTCGCCGGTGAACTGAACACGGATCTCGTCACGCAGTTCCGCGAGGCGAACGTCGACGCGGTCGGCCTCTCCGGTGTCGACGGCGGCCTGCTGACCGGCCCGCGGACCGGCACGGTCAGGGTCGTCGAGGACGGCCGCAAGAAGATCAGACGCGGCGACCACTCCGGCCGGATCGCGTCCGTCCGGACGGAACTGCTGGAGACGCTACTCGACGCCGGTCACGTCCCGGTGGTGACCGTCCCGATGCTCGCGACGGACGAGGGCGGAGGTGCGAGAGCCGGAGACCGTGCCTCGGCGGCCGAGAACGAGGATGCGGCGGCAGGCGACGACGGGTCGGCGGGAGACGACGGCGGATCGACGGCAGGCGACGGCGCGACCGAGACTCGCGACCTCCTGCCGGTCAACACCGACGCGGACCGCGCCGCGGCGTCCGTCGCCGGGGCGCTGGACGCGCCGCTCGTCGCGCTGACGGACGTGCGGGGCGTCTACGCCGACCCCGACAACCCGGAGACGCTGATCGAACACGTGGAGACGGGGGAGGCGTTCGCCGCGCTGGAGGCGGCCGCAGAGGGGTTCATGACCCGCAAGGTGATGGCGGCCGAGGCGGCGCTGTCGGCCGGATCGCCCGCGGTGGTAATCGGCGACGCGAACGTCCGCGACCCGGTGATCGCCGCGCTCGGCGGCGACGGCACCAGAGTCGACCGGGCGGCGGTCGTCGACGAGGCCGGTGCAGGTGAATCCAGTGCCGGCGAGTCGAGCGCCGACGAGACGACAGACGAGTCCGCGGAGGTGGAGTCGTGA